The following proteins are encoded in a genomic region of Mycobacterium kiyosense:
- the rsmA_2 gene encoding anti-sigma-M factor RsmA, producing MSPAENHADPEPPPTVEQLADLQAGLLDDDTAAAVRARIRTDPQAAASLQALQQVQRDLAALAAAPAPEAPPQVVGDISAALRAPRAAHALRPPMRPLRLVAGVLGCAAVLAAIGVGTAALLRSPSSDSRTEPTANHITVSTPVPVIPLSDPEIIALTHRPPDFGALGNPAQRASCLGGLGYPAATEILGAQPVEVNARPGVLLVMPGDTPDTVTAYAVALNCSAADTGLLATTTIPRA from the coding sequence ATGAGTCCCGCCGAGAATCACGCCGATCCGGAACCGCCGCCGACGGTTGAGCAGCTCGCCGACCTGCAGGCCGGACTGCTCGACGACGACACCGCCGCGGCCGTCCGCGCCCGGATCCGCACCGACCCGCAGGCCGCCGCGTCGCTGCAGGCGCTGCAGCAGGTGCAGCGCGACCTCGCCGCACTGGCCGCCGCGCCCGCGCCCGAGGCTCCCCCGCAGGTTGTCGGCGACATCTCCGCTGCGCTGCGCGCCCCCCGTGCCGCACACGCGTTGCGGCCACCGATGCGTCCTCTCCGACTCGTCGCCGGCGTGCTCGGTTGCGCCGCCGTGCTGGCCGCCATCGGCGTGGGCACCGCCGCGCTGCTGCGGTCGCCCTCCTCCGATTCGCGAACCGAACCGACCGCGAACCACATCACCGTCTCCACGCCCGTCCCGGTGATTCCGCTGTCGGACCCGGAGATCATCGCCTTGACGCACCGCCCACCGGACTTCGGCGCGCTGGGCAACCCCGCGCAACGCGCGTCGTGCCTGGGTGGGCTGGGCTACCCGGCGGCCACCGAGATCCTGGGAGCGCAACCGGTCGAGGTCAATGCCCGCCCGGGGGTGCTGCTGGTCATGCCCGGCGACACGCCAGACACCGTGACCGCCTACGCGGTGGCATTGAACTGCAGCGCCGCCGACACCGGGCTGCTGGCCACCACCACCATTCCGCGTGCCTGA
- the trxB gene encoding thioredoxin reductase, with protein sequence MPASDTIHDVIIIGSGPAGYTAALYTARAQLKPLVFEGTSFGGALMTTTEVENYPGFRDGITGPELMDQMREQALRFGADLRMEDVESVSLRGPVKSVVTAEGETFRARAVILAMGAAARYLQVPGEQELLGRGVSSCATCDGFFFRDQDIAVIGGGDSAMEEATFLTRFARSVTLVHRREEFRASKIMLERAQTNDKITILTNKAVLGVDGDTTVTGLRLQDTVTGETSTLPVTGVFVAIGHEPRSALVRDAVDVDPDGYVLVRGRTTSTSLEGVFAAGDLVDRTYRQAVTAAGSGCAAAIDAERWLAEHEAAGEADSTDTLIGAKR encoded by the coding sequence ATGCCCGCTTCAGACACCATCCACGACGTGATCATCATCGGTTCCGGTCCCGCCGGCTACACCGCGGCTCTGTACACCGCGCGTGCTCAGCTCAAGCCGCTGGTCTTCGAGGGGACCTCGTTCGGGGGGGCGCTGATGACCACGACCGAAGTGGAGAACTACCCGGGTTTCCGGGACGGCATCACCGGCCCGGAGTTGATGGATCAGATGCGCGAGCAGGCCCTGCGCTTCGGCGCCGACCTGCGGATGGAAGACGTCGAATCGGTGTCGCTGCGCGGCCCGGTCAAATCCGTGGTCACCGCCGAAGGCGAGACGTTCCGGGCCCGCGCGGTGATCCTGGCGATGGGCGCCGCGGCCCGCTACCTGCAGGTACCCGGCGAGCAGGAATTGCTGGGCCGCGGGGTGAGTTCGTGTGCCACTTGCGACGGCTTCTTCTTCCGCGACCAGGACATCGCCGTGATCGGCGGCGGCGACTCCGCGATGGAAGAGGCCACCTTCCTGACCCGCTTCGCCCGCAGCGTCACCCTGGTGCACCGGCGCGAGGAATTCCGCGCGTCGAAGATCATGCTCGAGCGCGCGCAGACCAACGACAAGATCACCATCCTCACCAACAAGGCCGTGCTCGGTGTCGACGGCGACACGACGGTTACCGGGCTGCGGCTGCAGGACACCGTGACCGGCGAAACGTCCACGCTGCCGGTGACCGGTGTGTTCGTGGCGATCGGCCACGAACCGCGCTCGGCTCTGGTGCGCGATGCCGTCGACGTCGATCCGGACGGCTACGTGCTGGTCCGGGGCCGCACCACCAGTACCTCGCTGGAAGGTGTGTTCGCGGCCGGGGACCTGGTGGACCGCACCTACCGGCAGGCGGTCACCGCCGCCGGCAGCGGCTGCGCCGCCGCGATCGACGCCGAACGCTGGCTCGCCGAGCACGAAGCGGCGGGAGAGGCCGACAGTACCGACACCCTGATTGGAGCAAAGCGATGA
- the sigM gene encoding ECF RNA polymerase sigma factor SigM encodes MAFRQGARRRSDAELLTAHAAGDRHAFAELFARHHRPLYRLARLTSLNAEDADDALQEAMLSAHRGAGSFRHDAQVGSWLHRIVLNACLDRIRRSKARPAVPLREDYPAADRTAQADTAIVVQRALMRLPIEQRAAVVAVDMHGYSVAETAALLGVAEGTVKSRCSRARARLARLLGYLDAGAPGLPGSAGAEPSMTHTGADESRRESRRSGTAADG; translated from the coding sequence GTGGCATTCCGGCAGGGCGCGCGGCGGCGCAGCGACGCCGAACTGCTGACCGCGCACGCGGCCGGCGACCGCCACGCCTTCGCTGAACTGTTCGCCCGCCACCACCGACCGCTGTACCGGTTGGCGCGGCTGACCAGCCTCAACGCCGAGGACGCTGACGACGCGCTGCAGGAGGCGATGCTGTCTGCGCACCGCGGTGCCGGCTCGTTCCGTCATGACGCGCAGGTCGGTTCGTGGTTGCACCGCATCGTGCTCAACGCCTGCCTGGACCGGATACGCCGCAGCAAAGCGCGGCCGGCGGTCCCGCTGCGCGAGGACTACCCGGCCGCCGACCGCACGGCGCAGGCCGACACCGCGATCGTCGTGCAGCGGGCACTGATGCGGCTGCCGATCGAGCAGCGGGCCGCGGTGGTCGCCGTCGACATGCACGGCTACTCGGTCGCCGAGACCGCCGCGCTGCTGGGAGTGGCCGAAGGCACCGTCAAGAGCCGGTGCTCGCGCGCGCGGGCACGGTTGGCCCGGTTGCTGGGATACCTGGACGCCGGCGCGCCGGGCCTGCCGGGCAGTGCCGGCGCCGAACCGAGCATGACGCACACTGGGGCGGATGAGTCCCGCCGAGAATCACGCCGATCCGGAACCGCCGCCGACGGTTGA
- the trxA_2 gene encoding thioredoxin has product MSDAEKSGTIEVSDASFPTDVLSSDKPVLVDFWATWCGPCKMVAPVLEEIATERSAQLTVAKLDVDANPETARDFQVVSIPTMILFKDGEPVKRIVGAKGKAALLRELSDAVPGLG; this is encoded by the coding sequence ATGAGCGACGCCGAAAAGTCGGGAACCATCGAGGTTTCCGACGCCTCCTTCCCCACCGACGTGTTGTCCAGCGACAAGCCGGTGCTGGTGGACTTCTGGGCCACCTGGTGCGGGCCGTGCAAGATGGTGGCCCCGGTGCTCGAGGAGATCGCCACCGAGCGGTCGGCGCAACTGACGGTGGCCAAGCTGGACGTGGACGCCAACCCCGAGACGGCGCGTGATTTCCAGGTGGTGTCGATCCCCACCATGATCCTGTTCAAAGACGGTGAACCGGTGAAGCGGATCGTCGGCGCCAAGGGCAAGGCGGCGCTGCTGCGCGAGTTGTCCGACGCTGTTCCGGGCCTGGGATAG